One stretch of Schlesneria sp. DSM 10557 DNA includes these proteins:
- a CDS encoding site-2 protease family protein, with amino-acid sequence MKWSWKLGEFRGIAVYMHATFLILIGFVVLSHWSEGHKLGKTLEGVGFTLALFACVVLHEFGHALMAARFGIRTRDITLLPIGGVARLERMPEDPLQELWVALAGPAVNVIIAAVLLAWMLLISRVSSLEQFSVTSGPFVVRLMAVNIIMIVFNMIPAFPMDGGRVLRALLATRLEYAQATNIAASIGQAIALLFAFVGFFTNPFLMFIALFVWIGAEQEASMVTMKTTLGGIPVKRAMMTEFHSLHPEETLQRAIELILATPQTDFPVMQDSQVVGILPSRDLMIALQQHGPDKQVGEVMRRDFLSVDSNEMLDLAFSRIRQAECCSTAPVMNRNHLVGLLTAENVNEFLQIVSAIGKKQTRSP; translated from the coding sequence GTGAAGTGGTCCTGGAAGCTGGGTGAGTTTCGTGGCATCGCAGTCTACATGCATGCCACGTTTCTGATTTTGATCGGGTTTGTGGTCCTGAGCCATTGGAGCGAGGGCCACAAACTCGGGAAAACCCTCGAAGGTGTCGGGTTCACCCTGGCACTCTTCGCCTGCGTTGTACTGCATGAGTTCGGTCACGCACTGATGGCGGCCCGGTTTGGAATCAGGACGCGAGACATCACGCTCCTGCCGATCGGCGGCGTCGCAAGACTGGAACGAATGCCTGAAGATCCGCTGCAGGAACTGTGGGTCGCTCTGGCCGGACCGGCAGTCAACGTCATCATCGCCGCGGTGCTGCTGGCCTGGATGCTGCTGATCTCAAGAGTTTCATCTCTTGAGCAATTCAGTGTCACCAGCGGCCCCTTCGTCGTGAGACTGATGGCGGTGAACATCATCATGATCGTCTTCAACATGATCCCGGCTTTTCCGATGGACGGAGGGCGGGTCTTGCGTGCCTTGTTGGCGACGCGGCTGGAATATGCCCAGGCGACAAACATTGCCGCATCGATCGGCCAGGCGATCGCGTTGCTGTTCGCCTTCGTGGGTTTCTTTACCAATCCGTTCCTGATGTTCATTGCTCTGTTCGTCTGGATCGGAGCCGAACAGGAAGCCAGCATGGTCACGATGAAGACCACACTGGGCGGAATTCCCGTCAAACGGGCCATGATGACCGAGTTTCATTCGCTTCACCCGGAAGAAACGCTGCAACGGGCGATTGAACTGATTCTGGCGACCCCCCAGACCGATTTTCCCGTCATGCAAGATTCGCAGGTGGTGGGCATTCTTCCCAGTCGCGACCTGATGATTGCCCTGCAGCAGCATGGCCCGGACAAGCAGGTGGGCGAGGTCATGCGCCGCGATTTTCTTTCCGTCGACTCGAACGAGATGCTCGATCTGGCATTCTCACGGATTCGGCAGGCAGAATGCTGTTCTACGGCCCCCGTCATGAATCGAAACCACCTCGTCGGACTGCTGACCGCAGAGAACGTCAACGAGTTCCTGCAGATTGTCTCGGCTATCGGGAAAAAGCAGACTCGATCACCATGA
- a CDS encoding glycosyltransferase — protein sequence MTNAGKWEVFFRGADPFPFGADTTYQLGAEFLSGCRDVEDWGCGAQWFRQVMSGINPDIRVIGLDGSAGLCDRVVDLCDYVPTDPPDGLMMRHVLELNADWRTILDQALKSFTHRMVLILYTPMADEEKSLCEYLFPDGSSCAYLALPQHELEQMFERHGLRYVQEAIAIPGSQFGHETLYRISRPQRISIEEGGPVSTERDRPVGTGGDLPFVSCVCPTFGRPALLANALACYLAQDYPLERRELIVLDDAGQYGSQAGEGWEVISVPRRFRSLPEKYNALAGLARGDLIVVWEDDDLYLPWHISAHVRALGSGLGYSKPSRVLSSGTETLQTELAVGRFHASIAFRRQWLERVPGWPLTRRGDFDQQFMSKLARLGPTADPLESDPPSYIFRWASTGDYHGSALMASPEDEGWYGRVAIACQSDSPSPLRPCFDKHTVKCFAELQIPLPHLHETSSRRPSPAG from the coding sequence ATGACGAACGCCGGCAAATGGGAAGTCTTTTTTCGGGGGGCGGATCCATTTCCCTTCGGGGCGGATACGACTTACCAGCTTGGGGCTGAGTTTCTGTCCGGATGTCGGGACGTTGAGGACTGGGGATGTGGAGCTCAGTGGTTTCGGCAGGTGATGAGCGGGATCAATCCCGATATTCGTGTCATCGGCCTGGATGGATCCGCCGGACTTTGTGACCGCGTGGTTGATCTTTGCGACTATGTTCCGACAGATCCACCCGATGGACTGATGATGCGCCATGTGCTCGAGCTGAACGCCGACTGGCGTACGATCCTTGACCAGGCACTGAAGTCGTTCACACACCGGATGGTGCTGATCCTTTACACGCCGATGGCGGACGAAGAGAAGTCCCTTTGCGAATACCTGTTTCCCGATGGAAGTTCCTGTGCTTATCTCGCGCTGCCGCAGCATGAACTGGAACAGATGTTTGAGCGGCATGGTTTGAGATATGTTCAGGAAGCGATTGCCATACCAGGCTCGCAGTTCGGTCACGAGACCCTCTACCGGATTTCGCGTCCGCAACGCATTTCGATCGAGGAAGGTGGCCCTGTCTCCACCGAGCGAGACCGGCCGGTGGGGACGGGGGGCGACTTGCCCTTTGTTTCCTGCGTATGTCCGACGTTTGGCCGGCCAGCACTGTTGGCGAATGCTCTTGCCTGTTATCTGGCTCAGGATTACCCGCTCGAGCGGCGGGAATTGATCGTGCTGGATGATGCGGGCCAATACGGCTCTCAGGCCGGGGAGGGATGGGAAGTCATCTCGGTTCCGCGACGTTTTCGATCGCTGCCCGAAAAGTACAACGCTCTGGCGGGCCTTGCGCGGGGGGATCTGATCGTCGTCTGGGAAGATGATGATCTCTATCTTCCCTGGCATATCTCCGCTCATGTTCGGGCACTCGGTAGTGGTCTGGGATATTCCAAGCCCTCGCGAGTGCTGTCCAGCGGGACTGAGACACTTCAAACGGAACTGGCGGTCGGACGCTTTCACGCGAGCATCGCGTTCAGGCGGCAATGGCTCGAACGAGTTCCCGGCTGGCCACTGACCAGGCGAGGTGATTTTGACCAGCAGTTCATGTCAAAACTCGCTCGACTGGGCCCGACTGCCGATCCGCTGGAAAGCGATCCGCCGTCTTACATTTTTCGCTGGGCGTCGACGGGGGACTATCACGGATCCGCCCTGATGGCCTCGCCGGAAGACGAGGGTTGGTATGGGCGAGTGGCGATTGCTTGTCAATCGGATTCACCGAGCCCTTTGCGGCCCTGTTTCGATAAGCATACGGTCAAGTGCTTTGCCGAGCTGCAGATTCCTCTTCCACACCTGCACGAAACTTCCTCGCGACGTCCCTCGCCAGCCGGCTAA
- a CDS encoding Gfo/Idh/MocA family protein: protein MSQRLLNRRSFLQTTAAGAAAAWAAPAVLSQETKKAELHVAAIGANGMGWADLSSVGTHPKVKFVGFCDVDSQRFDQVDKHYPGVPHFADYREMIEQLGDKLDAVIVSTPDHMHAPAAMFAMNRGKHCYCQKPLTHTVWEARQMRLLAEKKKLITQMGNQIHSNLEYRLGVRLLKEGAIGKIKAVHSWIGVNGHQHYAGTSRPPVAEVPASLNWKLWLGAASDRPYGDKAYHTFNWRAWQEFGSGALGDFGCHILDPVFSALDLTAPLSITAEHEGFNPELWPGPETVTYVFPSTPFTKGDTLKVTWYDGGRKPFRDLAQLPDGVELPGGGSLFIGEGGTMVLPHIGMPQLYPQAKFADFKRPEEKALSHWHVWVDAVLSNTPTSDGFHYSGPLTETVQLGNIAALHPGKTLEWDAKALRIKNVPEANALLTKKYTKGFEVEAVA, encoded by the coding sequence ATGAGTCAGAGATTGCTGAACCGTCGTTCGTTTCTTCAAACAACCGCTGCGGGTGCTGCGGCGGCCTGGGCTGCTCCTGCCGTCCTGTCTCAGGAGACCAAGAAGGCCGAATTGCACGTGGCGGCAATCGGAGCAAATGGAATGGGCTGGGCCGACCTGTCGAGCGTTGGCACTCATCCGAAAGTGAAGTTTGTCGGATTCTGCGATGTCGACTCCCAACGATTCGATCAGGTCGACAAACACTACCCCGGTGTCCCTCATTTCGCCGATTACCGGGAAATGATCGAACAGCTCGGCGACAAGCTGGATGCCGTGATCGTTTCGACCCCGGATCACATGCATGCCCCCGCAGCCATGTTCGCAATGAACCGCGGCAAGCACTGTTACTGTCAGAAGCCACTGACGCACACTGTCTGGGAAGCACGCCAGATGCGACTGCTGGCCGAAAAGAAGAAACTGATCACCCAGATGGGAAATCAGATTCATTCCAATCTCGAGTACCGCCTCGGCGTCCGATTGCTCAAGGAAGGGGCAATTGGAAAGATCAAAGCCGTTCATTCTTGGATTGGCGTCAATGGACACCAGCACTACGCCGGTACCAGCCGACCACCCGTTGCCGAAGTCCCCGCGTCACTGAACTGGAAGCTCTGGCTGGGAGCGGCGTCCGATCGACCCTATGGAGACAAGGCCTACCACACCTTCAACTGGCGCGCATGGCAGGAGTTTGGCTCCGGCGCTCTGGGCGACTTCGGTTGCCATATTCTGGATCCCGTGTTCTCGGCTCTGGATCTGACCGCACCTCTGTCCATCACGGCCGAGCATGAAGGGTTCAACCCCGAGCTCTGGCCGGGCCCCGAAACGGTCACGTACGTCTTCCCCTCAACGCCATTCACAAAAGGGGATACCCTCAAGGTCACCTGGTACGACGGGGGCCGCAAACCCTTCCGCGATCTGGCGCAGCTACCCGACGGAGTCGAATTGCCCGGCGGCGGCTCGCTGTTCATTGGCGAAGGGGGAACGATGGTTCTTCCTCACATCGGAATGCCACAGCTCTACCCGCAGGCCAAGTTCGCCGACTTCAAACGACCGGAAGAAAAGGCTCTCAGCCACTGGCACGTCTGGGTCGATGCAGTCCTCTCCAACACCCCGACCAGTGATGGATTCCACTACTCCGGCCCGCTTACGGAAACCGTCCAACTGGGCAACATCGCCGCTCTCCATCCTGGCAAAACGCTGGAATGGGACGCGAAAGCTCTGCGGATCAAGAATGTTCCCGAAGCGAACGCCCTGTTGACGAAGAAGTACACGAAGGGTTTCGAAGTCGAAGCCGTTGCATGA
- the lysA gene encoding diaminopimelate decarboxylase, which produces MQAFNYRDGELYCEDVPVAKLAEQYGTPLWVYSKSFILGQLNQIQTAFAAVDPVICYSVKANSTLGILKVVRDAGCSFDVVSGGELYRVKAAGGDTSKVVFAGVGKTDEEIRFALENDILMFDVESEQELDAIAEVASSMGKVGRVVLRLNPDIDAKTHSKTTTGKKGNKFGMDIERFRELAAKVLKDKRLALKGIHMHLGSPILTTDPYEAAGKKAIEVVEQLRADGHDINWINLGGGFGISYRGNEGLPASAYADVIVPSIVKAKCRLALEPGRFVVGNSCVLISRVVFTKREGGKFFVIQDGAMNDLVRPAMYDSFHRVWPVKPLVPMPENVEDPIEGCEKTDVVGPICESSDYFAKDRYLPPLKRGDLFATFSAGAYGSTMSSNYNTRPRATELLVDGTNVTVIRRRETYEDLIAHEVGV; this is translated from the coding sequence ATGCAGGCATTTAACTATCGCGACGGCGAACTTTATTGTGAAGATGTCCCCGTGGCGAAGTTGGCTGAACAATATGGTACGCCACTTTGGGTTTACTCCAAGTCGTTCATTCTTGGGCAGCTCAACCAGATCCAGACCGCATTTGCTGCCGTCGATCCCGTGATCTGCTATTCGGTGAAAGCCAACTCGACGCTCGGCATTCTGAAGGTCGTCCGGGATGCCGGATGCAGCTTCGACGTCGTCTCTGGCGGTGAGTTGTACCGGGTTAAGGCAGCGGGAGGCGATACGTCCAAGGTCGTGTTCGCCGGCGTGGGGAAAACCGACGAAGAGATCCGCTTCGCTCTTGAGAACGACATCCTGATGTTCGACGTTGAGAGCGAACAGGAACTCGACGCGATTGCCGAAGTGGCTTCTTCGATGGGCAAAGTCGGTCGAGTCGTCCTCCGACTCAATCCGGATATCGACGCGAAGACGCACTCCAAAACGACGACCGGGAAAAAGGGAAACAAGTTCGGGATGGACATTGAGCGGTTCCGCGAACTGGCCGCCAAAGTCCTGAAAGATAAGCGATTGGCACTCAAGGGAATCCACATGCATCTGGGTTCCCCGATTCTCACCACCGACCCCTACGAAGCTGCGGGCAAGAAGGCCATCGAAGTCGTGGAACAGCTCCGTGCTGACGGACACGACATCAACTGGATCAACCTGGGTGGCGGCTTCGGCATCAGCTACCGCGGAAATGAAGGGCTTCCGGCATCTGCCTACGCGGACGTCATCGTTCCTTCGATCGTCAAAGCCAAGTGCCGACTCGCTCTGGAACCAGGCCGATTCGTGGTCGGAAACTCATGCGTCCTGATCAGCCGAGTTGTCTTCACGAAACGCGAAGGGGGCAAGTTCTTCGTCATTCAGGACGGTGCGATGAACGACCTGGTCCGACCTGCGATGTACGATTCATTCCACCGCGTCTGGCCGGTGAAACCGCTGGTCCCGATGCCTGAAAACGTGGAAGACCCGATCGAAGGGTGCGAAAAGACCGATGTCGTGGGACCGATCTGCGAATCCAGTGACTACTTCGCCAAGGACCGGTACCTGCCGCCGCTCAAGCGGGGTGACCTGTTCGCCACGTTCAGTGCAGGAGCCTACGGCAGCACGATGAGCAGCAACTACAATACGCGCCCCCGCGCCACGGAACTGCTCGTCGATGGGACCAATGTCACCGTCATCCGCCGCCGCGAGACCTACGAGGACTTGATCGCTCACGAAGTCGGCGTTTGA
- a CDS encoding ABC transporter ATP-binding protein, translated as MLHELKMVSERGFQVLSLISRQRKLALAGATLLMVITSAGNTSVALLLGWLIDRIQKGLESDQPHEQLYLTAFKVLGTISAIYLIREVINVYRRFLVESSCTSINRDMQLRVVEHVLQTELTALSQDKVGALHGKILRSVDGLVRFTRLLFLDCLPALLTGVFALVAATTKQPLLGLVMLGVIPLAVLLTLKQLASQKGVRLDLMKDCEEIDGTIVEQLNGTEYIRVANTMHLEVDRLSQAMNKRRQREIDHHFQMSLFGCAKSLNEGFFHVVVLGLATYMAINGKVSFGDILTFSVLFLNVMTPLNEIHRVVDEGHEASLRVGELLEMLAQPVDQSFHSADNPAMNLVGGGVGIELQNLVLDYRTIDGKIKRGLDSVSLKILHGQTIGVAGPSGAGKSTWIKALLRLLHPTDGQIFIAGTPLTQVSRGDLARLISYVGQNPFVFSGTIRENIAYGNGEVSDSDIQRAAEMANLSADILAMTNGYDTVIQERGQNISGGQRQRLAIARILVRNSPIIILDEATSALDNISERVVQHSLGVAEKKRTTIIIAHRLSTLKNCDTILVFNEGRIAEQGSYHELVNQGGIFAKLVASAEESTTSSHATVA; from the coding sequence TTGTTACACGAACTCAAAATGGTGTCAGAACGGGGTTTTCAGGTCCTCTCTCTGATCTCCCGCCAACGAAAGCTGGCTCTCGCGGGCGCCACCCTGTTGATGGTGATCACCAGTGCCGGGAATACCTCCGTTGCGCTCTTACTTGGCTGGCTGATCGATCGGATCCAGAAAGGGCTGGAGAGCGATCAGCCACATGAACAGCTTTATCTGACAGCGTTCAAGGTACTTGGAACAATCTCGGCCATCTATCTGATCCGCGAAGTGATCAATGTTTATCGACGATTTCTGGTCGAGAGCAGTTGCACCTCGATCAATCGGGATATGCAACTGCGCGTCGTGGAGCATGTTCTTCAGACGGAATTGACCGCTCTCTCTCAGGATAAAGTCGGTGCCTTGCACGGGAAGATTCTTCGCAGTGTCGATGGTCTGGTCCGGTTCACCCGTCTGCTGTTTCTCGATTGTCTTCCCGCATTGTTGACCGGCGTGTTCGCGCTGGTGGCCGCGACGACCAAGCAGCCGCTGCTGGGACTCGTCATGCTCGGAGTTATCCCGCTGGCGGTCTTGCTGACCCTTAAACAGTTAGCCTCGCAAAAGGGAGTCCGCCTGGACCTGATGAAGGACTGCGAAGAAATCGACGGCACGATCGTCGAACAACTGAATGGAACGGAATACATCCGCGTCGCCAATACCATGCACTTGGAAGTCGATCGCCTGTCGCAGGCCATGAACAAACGGCGACAACGTGAAATTGACCATCACTTCCAGATGTCCCTTTTCGGTTGTGCCAAGTCGCTGAATGAAGGCTTCTTTCACGTCGTTGTCCTCGGGCTGGCGACTTACATGGCGATCAACGGGAAGGTGAGCTTCGGCGATATCCTGACATTCTCGGTCCTGTTTCTGAACGTGATGACGCCTCTCAACGAAATCCACCGGGTGGTGGACGAGGGGCATGAGGCCAGCCTGCGAGTCGGAGAACTGCTCGAAATGCTGGCGCAGCCGGTCGATCAATCGTTTCATTCGGCCGACAATCCCGCAATGAATCTCGTCGGGGGAGGCGTCGGTATCGAACTGCAGAATCTGGTGCTCGACTATCGGACGATCGACGGCAAGATCAAGCGCGGGCTCGACAGCGTCTCGCTAAAGATTCTTCACGGCCAGACGATCGGGGTTGCAGGACCATCGGGAGCGGGAAAATCGACCTGGATCAAAGCCCTGCTGCGACTGCTCCATCCCACTGACGGTCAAATTTTTATCGCCGGAACCCCGCTCACGCAGGTCAGCCGGGGAGACCTCGCCCGGTTGATTTCTTACGTAGGTCAGAATCCGTTCGTTTTCTCGGGAACAATTCGTGAAAACATTGCTTACGGCAACGGCGAGGTCAGCGACAGTGATATCCAGCGAGCCGCGGAGATGGCAAATCTGAGCGCCGACATCCTCGCCATGACGAACGGTTACGACACAGTGATTCAGGAGCGAGGCCAGAACATTTCGGGGGGCCAGCGGCAGCGTCTGGCGATTGCCCGCATCCTGGTACGCAATTCCCCCATCATTATTCTCGACGAAGCCACGAGCGCCCTCGACAACATCAGTGAACGGGTCGTCCAGCATTCCCTGGGGGTCGCCGAGAAAAAACGGACCACGATCATTATCGCGCACCGACTGAGCACGCTGAAAAACTGCGACACGATCCTCGTATTCAACGAGGGAAGAATTGCAGAGCAGGGGAGTTACCACGAACTGGTAAATCAGGGGGGAATCTTTGCCAAACTGGTCGCGTCGGCGGAAGAGTCGACCACCAGTTCCCACGCCACCGTCGCCTGA
- a CDS encoding fused MFS/spermidine synthase, translating to MSSPSTSGEPGPENEPELTYRLATESPIPKGEIQPPPPVELPTPRKFAKPKPSNVMEMMGFNALVFVTSVCVMTLELTASRLIGKHVGSSLYTWTSVIGVVLAGITFGNWLGGWMADRFDRKRALAWMYLLGSVSCGNVLWLEQIVGTIPRPDSFSWPAWIVTVVALIFLLPALALGATSPLVASMAIDRSTKTGSTVGNVYAWGAMGSIVGTFLTGFYLIDVWGTRSIIGLTATTLAVLAVIVVGAGRGFRTAVLLGWLQLLGWTMLFATCDNSAMGSVGLTVGKCLTMTKPRLEAASAQESWLEYGRYVGEKFHEVGLLLRLRDDPLNKYHDESNYFDILVNDTVVNERPVKMLKLDKLIHSYYDPGNPTSLHYEYERIYAAVTKRAAAPPTFESLSLPLKGLEGLNLSPAVLPEDVHLDETGQLLKIAKPTMGVFEKLLALAPEAEYWKAIEWLHTETNKPLWGGFSSVNLKGLPEGIILPPEFNAILRHDESLEVLIAYEPISHAALDQLIALTPSAEWYNEITRLIRESRRSSACFYGGGGFIFPRWFLKEFPGSAHIDVAELDPAVHYAVTQEMGLTPELEQRIRTIIGDARNFVDDSLRANRERASRSEPPVTYDFIYADAFNDFSIPWHLTTREFQQKTYELLNERGVFQANIIDIYPRTEYPGRTVDEAEADYQGRLPIGVLRDEPKRDKYIPATKRFAPLEVMELLSNRYRLRVQRPPTAHEESFLKDAFWEAIKPATEFEISKGFQPEIKIEEERSGWNRAINQLMTQSRKRLPFAGKLPAQLEPANQEQQTWTPSPAPFEFVETLRTDADQRVLGFRGIITPEIAQQLIELDPGNPPWAQAVKSVAERSRQKIAGRFLGRYVATAASVFPNVYVFSTSYQQPSASRDTFVMVCSRQPIDLKSLDDTGDWTGGPFASLETPPGSNERILSGQMSAVLALSEGQILTDDFAPVDNLLVPVFTSQE from the coding sequence ATGAGTTCACCATCGACTTCGGGCGAGCCAGGTCCCGAAAACGAACCCGAATTGACCTACCGTCTGGCAACAGAATCTCCCATCCCCAAGGGAGAGATTCAGCCCCCTCCCCCCGTGGAACTACCCACTCCCAGGAAATTTGCCAAACCGAAACCATCCAACGTCATGGAGATGATGGGCTTCAATGCACTGGTCTTTGTGACCAGTGTCTGCGTGATGACGCTGGAACTGACTGCTTCGCGCCTGATCGGCAAGCACGTCGGTTCATCACTTTACACATGGACCTCTGTCATCGGCGTGGTGCTGGCCGGGATCACCTTCGGGAACTGGCTGGGTGGCTGGATGGCGGATCGATTCGATCGTAAGCGGGCCCTGGCCTGGATGTATCTGCTGGGAAGTGTCTCCTGCGGAAACGTCCTGTGGCTGGAACAGATTGTCGGAACCATCCCGCGACCGGATTCATTCAGTTGGCCCGCCTGGATCGTTACGGTGGTGGCATTGATCTTCCTGCTCCCGGCGCTGGCCCTCGGTGCGACATCTCCGCTGGTTGCCAGCATGGCCATCGACCGCAGCACGAAGACAGGCTCGACCGTGGGAAATGTCTATGCCTGGGGGGCCATGGGATCGATCGTCGGGACGTTTCTGACGGGCTTCTACCTGATTGATGTCTGGGGAACCCGCTCCATCATCGGGCTGACCGCAACCACACTCGCAGTCTTGGCGGTGATCGTTGTCGGCGCAGGTCGGGGGTTTCGCACGGCCGTCCTGCTCGGCTGGCTGCAACTCTTGGGATGGACCATGCTTTTTGCCACCTGTGACAACAGCGCGATGGGCTCGGTGGGCCTCACCGTCGGAAAATGCCTGACCATGACAAAACCCCGACTCGAAGCCGCGTCTGCACAGGAATCATGGCTCGAGTACGGACGTTATGTCGGAGAGAAATTCCATGAAGTGGGACTGCTGCTGCGACTTCGTGACGATCCTCTGAACAAGTATCACGATGAAAGCAATTACTTCGACATCCTGGTCAACGATACGGTGGTCAACGAGCGTCCCGTCAAGATGCTGAAGCTCGACAAGCTGATCCACAGCTACTACGACCCGGGGAATCCCACGTCACTCCACTATGAATACGAACGCATCTACGCCGCCGTCACGAAGAGAGCTGCAGCCCCCCCGACATTCGAAAGCCTGTCACTGCCACTGAAAGGTCTGGAGGGCCTTAACCTGTCCCCCGCAGTCCTGCCCGAGGATGTGCATCTGGATGAAACGGGTCAGTTACTGAAAATCGCCAAACCCACGATGGGGGTCTTTGAAAAGCTACTGGCACTGGCCCCAGAGGCGGAATACTGGAAAGCGATCGAATGGCTGCATACGGAAACAAACAAGCCGCTCTGGGGGGGCTTTTCCTCTGTGAATCTGAAAGGACTTCCCGAGGGAATCATTCTTCCTCCCGAGTTCAACGCCATACTGCGTCATGACGAATCGCTGGAAGTCCTCATCGCCTATGAACCGATTTCTCACGCGGCACTAGACCAGCTAATCGCCCTGACGCCGTCGGCCGAGTGGTACAACGAAATTACCCGACTCATACGGGAATCACGTCGCAGTTCTGCGTGCTTTTACGGGGGAGGCGGATTTATCTTTCCTCGCTGGTTTCTGAAAGAGTTTCCCGGGAGCGCACACATTGATGTCGCGGAACTTGATCCAGCGGTCCATTACGCGGTGACTCAGGAAATGGGACTGACACCCGAACTGGAACAGCGGATCCGGACCATCATCGGCGACGCGCGGAACTTTGTCGACGATTCACTCAGGGCCAATCGAGAACGAGCCAGCAGGTCTGAACCTCCCGTAACCTACGACTTTATCTACGCCGACGCGTTCAATGACTTCAGTATTCCCTGGCATTTGACCACTCGTGAGTTTCAGCAGAAGACGTACGAATTGCTGAATGAACGGGGTGTCTTCCAGGCAAACATCATCGACATCTATCCCCGTACGGAATATCCCGGTCGGACGGTTGATGAGGCCGAAGCAGATTATCAGGGCCGTCTGCCGATCGGAGTGCTGCGGGATGAACCGAAGCGGGACAAGTACATCCCCGCGACGAAACGATTCGCCCCGCTGGAGGTGATGGAACTCCTTTCCAACCGTTACCGTTTGCGGGTCCAGCGCCCCCCGACCGCGCATGAAGAGAGCTTTCTGAAGGACGCCTTCTGGGAAGCCATCAAACCTGCGACTGAGTTTGAAATCTCCAAAGGGTTTCAGCCCGAGATCAAAATCGAGGAAGAACGGAGTGGCTGGAATCGCGCTATCAATCAATTGATGACTCAGTCCCGAAAGCGTCTCCCCTTTGCCGGGAAACTGCCTGCTCAGTTAGAACCTGCGAACCAGGAACAGCAAACCTGGACCCCCTCACCCGCTCCCTTCGAATTCGTGGAAACTCTTCGCACGGATGCAGATCAACGAGTACTGGGATTTCGCGGAATTATCACCCCTGAGATCGCACAACAGTTGATCGAACTCGATCCGGGGAATCCTCCCTGGGCCCAGGCAGTGAAATCCGTCGCCGAACGATCACGCCAGAAGATCGCGGGGCGATTTTTGGGGCGGTACGTGGCGACAGCGGCCAGCGTGTTTCCGAATGTCTACGTTTTCAGTACCTCGTATCAGCAGCCGAGTGCCAGTCGCGACACATTCGTCATGGTCTGCTCACGGCAGCCCATCGACCTTAAATCGCTCGACGACACCGGCGACTGGACGGGAGGCCCCTTTGCCTCACTGGAAACCCCACCCGGTTCGAACGAGCGAATTCTCAGCGGTCAAATGAGCGCCGTACTCGCCTTGTCTGAAGGACAAATCCTGACGGATGACTTTGCCCCCGTCGACAACCTGCTGGTCCCGGTCTTCACCTCGCAGGAATGA
- a CDS encoding aspartate-semialdehyde dehydrogenase, giving the protein MFGTMAMVGATGAVGRIMLELLEERPMLAETYRFLASSRSAGSKLKFKGREYTVELLEPAAFKGVDVVIASTPDEVAAEYLPHAVAAGCKVIDESGFFRMHPDVALVIPEINPQDALNAKGIISSPNCSTTQMVMALKPLHDAAKVKRVIVSTYQAVSGAGLQGTEDLIEGTRANLAGATYEHKVFKSPIAFNAIPQIGGFKEQGYTSEEMKMVYETRKILGDESILVSATCVRIPVANCHSETILVETERPVSVEEAKQLFSAFPGLCVQDDEVQGGYPMPHTSTGSDLVYIGRIRKDLTNPNGLNFWCVSDNLRKGAATNAVQIAELLAKHFKK; this is encoded by the coding sequence GTGTTTGGAACGATGGCGATGGTTGGTGCGACCGGTGCAGTGGGTCGCATCATGTTGGAGCTTCTCGAAGAACGACCGATGCTGGCCGAAACCTATCGGTTTCTGGCGTCGTCGCGAAGTGCCGGTTCCAAACTGAAATTCAAAGGACGTGAATACACGGTTGAGTTGCTCGAGCCCGCCGCCTTCAAAGGGGTGGACGTCGTGATCGCCAGTACACCTGACGAAGTGGCGGCGGAATATCTGCCCCACGCCGTCGCGGCTGGCTGTAAGGTCATCGACGAATCGGGATTCTTCCGGATGCACCCGGACGTTGCGCTGGTGATCCCCGAAATCAACCCACAGGACGCTCTGAACGCCAAGGGGATTATCTCGAGCCCGAACTGCTCAACGACCCAGATGGTCATGGCTCTGAAACCCCTGCACGATGCCGCAAAGGTCAAACGGGTCATCGTCAGTACCTATCAGGCTGTCAGCGGTGCCGGACTTCAAGGGACGGAAGATCTGATCGAGGGAACCCGGGCCAATCTCGCCGGAGCGACTTACGAGCATAAGGTCTTCAAATCACCCATTGCATTCAACGCCATTCCTCAGATCGGTGGTTTCAAAGAGCAGGGTTACACCAGCGAAGAAATGAAGATGGTCTACGAGACTCGCAAGATTCTCGGCGATGAATCCATTCTCGTTTCCGCGACGTGCGTTCGTATCCCTGTCGCCAACTGCCACAGCGAAACAATTCTGGTCGAAACCGAGCGCCCCGTCTCGGTGGAAGAAGCGAAGCAGCTCTTCAGTGCGTTCCCTGGCCTATGCGTTCAGGACGACGAAGTGCAGGGGGGCTACCCGATGCCCCATACATCGACCGGCAGCGATCTCGTTTACATCGGACGTATCCGCAAGGATCTGACCAACCCCAACGGATTGAATTTCTGGTGCGTGAGCGACAACCTGCGAAAGGGTGCCGCCACGAATGCCGTTCAGATCGCCGAACTGCTGGCGAAGCACTTCAAGAAATAA